A portion of the Methanomicrobiales archaeon genome contains these proteins:
- the ilvN gene encoding acetolactate synthase small subunit, with translation MKAHTLSVLVENRAGVLSRVAGLFSRRGFNIESLAVGTCEEPGSSRMTIVVESDDSQIEQVQKQLNKLIDVIKVSDITENEIVERELALIKVNAEPGSSRAEVMQIASIFRAQIVDVGSKTVVLEATGDTNKINALEKLLRQYGIKELVRTGKIAVLRGSKTVQSSK, from the coding sequence ATGAAGGCCCATACGCTGAGCGTCCTCGTGGAGAACCGTGCCGGCGTCCTCTCCCGGGTGGCGGGGCTGTTCAGCCGGCGGGGGTTCAACATCGAGAGCCTGGCCGTCGGCACCTGCGAGGAGCCCGGATCGAGCCGGATGACGATCGTGGTCGAGAGCGACGACAGCCAGATCGAGCAGGTCCAGAAGCAGCTGAACAAGCTGATCGATGTGATCAAAGTCTCGGATATCACGGAGAACGAGATCGTCGAGCGGGAACTCGCCCTGATCAAGGTCAATGCAGAGCCGGGATCGAGCCGGGCGGAGGTGATGCAGATCGCGAGCATCTTCCGCGCCCAGATCGTCGACGTCGGCTCCAAGACCGTTGTCCTGGAGGCGACAGGGGACACCAACAAGATCAACGCCCTCGAGAAGCTCCTCCGCCAGTACGGCATCAAGGAGCTGGTCCGAACAGGTAAAATTGCCGTCCTTCGTGGATCCAAGACGGTGCAGAGCTCAAAATAA
- a CDS encoding sodium:solute symporter family protein, whose translation MIDPVDVGIVAVYFIGLILIGVWASRKVHSMGDYVVAGRSLGFWVFTMLMVGSVASGMSLLGVSGLGYNFGWPTIWEQIFVPLSIAFCIIFFGAKMNRIARASGYMTVQDYLSHRYESPVGLRSLSAMAGIVVSLIYLAGQYTAVSIVLMWLFGIPHIYALLIGAAIVTIYTVIGGLYAVAWTTLIQGAILVSGVVVMAPLVIAAAGGFEYVNTALATINPSLVDPWVASGVFTPTYVVSFSLLLMIGLACAPHVINNVLAVKDVNFFRWAPIIAFVAYTGVMFLLKFAGFAGKVLVAEGMIVLPAVKNASDFIFVEGVEFALPNIYLWGIFGVIVLAAVMSTTDRLMLTIGTYFSWDIYKSVVRPKASDTEVLRVSKLSVFAAAVVTLILAINPPEMLVWLIWAGIGIMFATFAVPLLGGLYWRRATREGAIASMALGLISAGLFGGISYFKIAPLPAHFSLYAVIISLTAMVLVSLLTKPTDERVLDETMTGWFIQPRSTPTMLSGEIPAVAEAARISPAEKAR comes from the coding sequence ATGATCGATCCTGTCGATGTAGGAATCGTCGCGGTCTACTTCATTGGGCTGATCCTGATCGGGGTATGGGCCTCCAGGAAAGTGCATTCGATGGGGGATTACGTCGTTGCCGGACGATCCCTCGGATTCTGGGTATTCACCATGCTCATGGTGGGTTCGGTCGCCAGCGGGATGTCGCTCCTCGGGGTCTCCGGCCTCGGTTACAACTTCGGATGGCCCACCATATGGGAGCAGATCTTTGTGCCGCTCTCCATCGCCTTCTGCATCATCTTCTTCGGGGCCAAGATGAACCGTATCGCCAGGGCGAGCGGATACATGACCGTTCAGGACTACCTGAGCCACCGCTACGAGAGTCCGGTAGGTCTGCGGAGCCTCTCCGCGATGGCGGGAATCGTCGTCTCCCTGATCTATCTCGCCGGCCAGTACACGGCGGTGAGTATCGTTCTCATGTGGCTCTTCGGTATCCCGCACATCTACGCGCTCCTGATCGGTGCCGCCATCGTCACGATCTACACGGTGATCGGAGGGCTCTATGCGGTCGCCTGGACGACGCTCATTCAGGGTGCCATACTCGTCTCCGGCGTCGTCGTCATGGCTCCGCTGGTGATCGCCGCGGCGGGAGGTTTCGAGTACGTGAATACGGCGCTGGCCACCATCAATCCGTCTCTCGTGGACCCCTGGGTGGCGAGCGGCGTCTTCACGCCGACCTATGTCGTATCATTCTCGCTCCTCCTCATGATCGGGCTTGCCTGCGCTCCGCACGTTATCAACAACGTGCTCGCCGTAAAGGACGTGAACTTCTTCAGGTGGGCGCCCATCATCGCCTTCGTGGCCTATACGGGCGTGATGTTTCTCCTGAAGTTCGCCGGCTTCGCGGGCAAGGTGCTTGTCGCCGAGGGCATGATCGTGCTCCCCGCCGTAAAGAACGCATCGGACTTCATCTTTGTCGAAGGCGTGGAGTTCGCGCTGCCAAACATCTACCTCTGGGGCATATTCGGGGTAATCGTCCTCGCCGCGGTGATGTCCACGACGGATCGCCTGATGCTCACCATCGGGACCTACTTCAGCTGGGATATCTACAAGAGTGTCGTGAGACCGAAAGCTTCCGATACGGAGGTGCTCCGTGTGAGCAAACTCTCGGTCTTTGCAGCGGCGGTCGTGACCCTGATCCTGGCAATCAATCCGCCGGAGATGCTGGTGTGGCTCATCTGGGCCGGAATCGGGATCATGTTCGCTACGTTTGCCGTGCCCCTGCTGGGTGGTCTCTACTGGCGGAGGGCAACGCGTGAAGGGGCGATCGCGAGCATGGCGCTCGGTCTGATCAGCGCCGGGCTGTTCGGAGGCATCTCCTACTTCAAGATCGCCCCCCTTCCGGCGCACTTCAGCCTCTACGCCGTGATCATCTCCCTGACTGCCATGGTGCTGGTATCGCTCCTCACGAAGCCGACGGACGAGCGGGTGCTGGACGAGACCATGACAGGGTGGTTCATCCAGCCCCGAAGCACGCCGACCATGCTTTCTGGAGAGATTCCGGCAGTCGCGGAGGCGGCGCGGATCAGTCCAGCGGAGAAGGCGCGATAG
- a CDS encoding FAD-dependent oxidoreductase, which yields MKTAILGGGLTGITLARLLYECGEDVIVLEREAAYGGLCRSHSESGFTFDVGGSHIIFSRDAEVLGFMLEQLGANRNENSRNTKVYYKGRYIKYPFENGLSGLPREDLFYCINEFIKTLIASEKGELKPPSNFQEWIVHTFGRGIAETYLIPYNEKIWKFPTDKMSHHWVEGRIPRPPVEDVIRSAIGIETEGYTHQSRFHYPLRGGIETLIRSIAAPLQDAIRTGFAVSSVRGTEGDWIVGDGDEEIRCERIISTIPLQQLLGSLDGVPEDVGRACRELKYNSLATICIGVRGRVPGISWMYVPQAELGLFNRLSFPSNFSPEVAPPGHASILAEVTYRQGDEVATMPDSTLIQHTLDGLERMEILSRSDVVYTRVERQKYAYVIYDLDYPRNIAKVKEYCARRRIGLVGRFAEFEYLNMDGCIRNAMNYVGARRCA from the coding sequence GTGAAGACGGCTATCCTGGGAGGGGGATTGACAGGCATCACCCTGGCCCGGCTGCTGTACGAGTGTGGGGAGGATGTCATCGTTCTCGAGCGGGAAGCGGCGTACGGCGGATTATGCCGCTCCCATTCGGAGTCGGGTTTCACCTTCGATGTGGGTGGATCGCACATCATCTTCTCCCGGGACGCGGAGGTTCTCGGCTTCATGCTGGAGCAGCTGGGCGCCAACCGGAACGAGAACAGCCGCAATACCAAGGTGTACTACAAGGGGCGGTACATCAAGTATCCCTTCGAGAACGGTTTGTCCGGGCTTCCCAGGGAGGATCTCTTCTACTGCATCAACGAGTTCATCAAGACCCTGATCGCTTCGGAAAAAGGAGAATTGAAACCCCCTTCCAACTTCCAGGAGTGGATCGTGCATACGTTCGGCAGAGGGATAGCCGAGACCTACCTGATCCCCTACAACGAGAAGATCTGGAAGTTTCCGACCGATAAGATGTCCCACCATTGGGTCGAGGGGCGGATCCCGCGCCCTCCGGTCGAGGATGTGATCCGCTCGGCGATCGGGATCGAGACGGAAGGGTATACCCACCAGTCCCGGTTCCACTACCCGCTCCGCGGCGGAATCGAAACCCTGATCCGCTCGATCGCCGCACCGCTTCAGGATGCCATCCGCACGGGATTCGCTGTCTCATCCGTCCGCGGAACCGAAGGGGACTGGATCGTGGGCGACGGAGACGAGGAGATCCGCTGCGAACGTATCATCTCCACGATACCCCTGCAGCAGCTGTTGGGATCCCTGGACGGGGTTCCCGAAGACGTGGGGCGGGCCTGCAGGGAGCTGAAGTACAACTCGCTCGCAACCATCTGCATCGGCGTGAGAGGCCGCGTTCCCGGGATCTCCTGGATGTACGTCCCTCAGGCGGAGCTGGGGCTCTTCAACAGGCTCTCCTTTCCCTCCAACTTCAGCCCGGAGGTGGCGCCGCCGGGGCACGCGTCCATCCTCGCTGAGGTTACGTACCGCCAGGGGGACGAGGTAGCTACGATGCCGGATTCCACTCTGATCCAGCATACCCTAGATGGCCTCGAACGAATGGAAATCCTGTCCCGTTCGGACGTGGTCTACACGCGGGTAGAACGCCAGAAGTATGCCTACGTCATCTACGACCTGGACTACCCCCGGAACATCGCAAAGGTGAAGGAGTACTGTGCACGGCGGCGGATCGGGCTTGTGGGCCGATTTGCGGAGTTCGAGTACCTGAATATGGACGGCTGCATTCGAAACGCGATGAACTACGTGGGGGCGAGGAGATGCGCGTGA
- a CDS encoding glycosyltransferase family 4 protein: MRVNIFVEDLLFFKYIGCATAARTLYRQLSRMNELDISWNSNAYDYDLVHYHTFGPLSLFNRKYSQGVKVLTAHSTPRINEGNVAFSHSINQYYPRIYRKFDHIITISAPCQREVERMHLGVPTTLIPNGIDREFFRRDAQKRQQFRERYGIGEDERVVLTVAQQTPRKGIYDFLQLSKQFPDLRWVWVGGFPYGALSKDYLHIEQSKLQCGKNVLFTGIVPDIVGAYSGADIFFMPSYAETFGLVILEAMSCDLPLIVRGIPEFREIYGDMALYFFDLDQAAALLKDEAALRRCAANARENSAAFDIKRVAEMHRHLYRELTGA; this comes from the coding sequence ATGCGCGTGAACATCTTCGTGGAGGATCTGCTCTTTTTCAAGTACATCGGGTGTGCAACAGCGGCAAGGACGCTCTACCGGCAGCTATCGCGGATGAACGAGCTCGACATTTCATGGAACTCGAACGCCTATGATTACGATCTCGTCCACTATCACACCTTCGGCCCTCTATCGCTCTTCAACCGCAAGTACTCGCAGGGGGTCAAGGTGCTGACCGCTCACTCCACGCCCCGCATCAACGAGGGCAACGTAGCATTCTCGCACTCCATCAACCAGTATTACCCCCGCATCTACAGGAAGTTCGATCACATCATCACCATATCCGCCCCGTGCCAGCGGGAAGTGGAGAGGATGCACCTGGGCGTCCCCACCACTCTCATCCCCAACGGCATCGACCGCGAATTTTTCAGGCGCGATGCGCAGAAACGGCAGCAGTTCCGCGAGAGGTACGGTATCGGGGAGGATGAGAGGGTGGTACTCACGGTCGCACAGCAGACACCCCGCAAGGGGATATACGATTTCCTTCAGCTCTCGAAGCAGTTCCCCGATCTCAGATGGGTGTGGGTGGGGGGCTTCCCCTATGGAGCCCTGAGCAAGGACTACCTCCACATCGAGCAGTCGAAACTGCAGTGCGGGAAGAACGTGCTGTTCACCGGCATCGTTCCGGACATTGTGGGGGCGTACAGCGGCGCGGACATCTTCTTCATGCCCTCGTACGCGGAGACCTTCGGTCTCGTGATCCTGGAGGCGATGTCCTGCGATCTCCCCCTCATCGTCCGCGGAATACCCGAGTTCCGGGAGATCTACGGCGATATGGCGCTGTACTTCTTCGACCTGGATCAGGCAGCGGCGCTTCTGAAGGACGAGGCAGCACTGCGGAGGTGCGCGGCGAATGCCCGCGAGAACTCAGCGGCATTCGATATCAAGAGAGTTGCGGAGATGCACCGGCATCTCTACAGGGAGCTGACAGGAGCATGA
- a CDS encoding glycosyltransferase: MISVVVPTYNEEGNIEACLQSLSRQTLDRSEYEIIVVDGNSHDRTREVAEPLADVVMIQTSKKVGGARNDGALRSSGDIIATTDADCILPPEWLSVIAEDFRRHHPVQLYGPVYPREKGIKHSLSLLGANTFARLGYYTRTIYFTLGCNTAFDREAFMRAGMYRCIDAGDDLEIARRMRRLGKVMFDPRMRVGFSMRRYQQFGTLKSLYEWFYIAMRGGESSKYSYSRRKYR; this comes from the coding sequence ATGATATCTGTAGTCGTTCCCACCTACAACGAGGAGGGCAATATCGAGGCCTGCCTTCAGTCCCTCTCGCGGCAGACGCTCGATCGAAGCGAATACGAGATCATCGTGGTCGATGGGAACTCTCACGACCGCACCCGCGAGGTTGCAGAGCCCCTCGCGGATGTGGTGATGATCCAGACGAGTAAAAAGGTCGGCGGTGCGAGGAACGATGGCGCCCTGCGGTCGAGCGGGGATATCATCGCCACTACGGATGCGGACTGCATCCTGCCTCCCGAGTGGCTCTCCGTGATCGCCGAGGACTTCCGGCGGCACCATCCCGTGCAGCTCTATGGGCCGGTATACCCCCGGGAGAAGGGGATAAAACACTCCCTATCCCTCCTTGGCGCCAACACATTCGCGCGACTGGGCTACTATACCCGCACCATCTACTTCACCCTCGGGTGCAACACCGCCTTCGATCGGGAGGCGTTCATGCGCGCCGGCATGTACCGCTGCATCGATGCCGGGGACGACCTGGAGATCGCCAGAAGGATGCGGAGACTGGGGAAGGTGATGTTCGATCCGAGGATGCGCGTCGGGTTCTCCATGCGGCGGTACCAGCAGTTCGGCACGCTGAAGTCCCTCTACGAATGGTTCTATATCGCCATGCGTGGCGGAGAATCCTCGAAATACTCCTACAGCCGCCGGAAGTACAGATGA
- a CDS encoding PaaI family thioesterase, giving the protein MTEKLSDTLANHVRAFNDCECARLLGMEIADVWDGGARVVMDTEGKRNVHRVAHGGAVFAVADQAFGIAANAQGGMQVAVSAHIHFIAPATGVLEAIAERRAESRDHSVYEVRVYADGRLVAQFEGVAWKKSGNSRI; this is encoded by the coding sequence ATGACGGAGAAGTTATCCGATACCCTGGCGAATCATGTCAGGGCATTCAACGACTGCGAATGCGCGCGACTCCTGGGGATGGAGATCGCGGATGTCTGGGATGGCGGAGCGCGGGTGGTCATGGATACCGAGGGCAAGCGGAATGTGCACCGCGTCGCCCACGGCGGTGCGGTATTCGCCGTGGCGGACCAGGCCTTCGGCATAGCGGCCAACGCGCAGGGAGGGATGCAGGTAGCAGTCTCCGCTCACATCCACTTCATAGCTCCCGCGACGGGAGTACTGGAGGCGATCGCGGAACGGCGGGCGGAGTCCCGCGATCATTCTGTATACGAGGTCCGGGTGTATGCTGACGGGCGGCTGGTGGCCCAGTTCGAGGGCGTGGCCTGGAAGAAGTCAGGGAATTCGCGGATCTGA
- a CDS encoding gamma carbonic anhydrase family protein: MAEDAVPRSRSFIAGTAMVLGDVVLAPDVSIWFGAVIRADRDRITIGQMSNVQDNAVIHTSTGHPVAIGSEVSVGHGAILHGCTIGDRVLVGMGAIVMNGAVIGEESILGAGTLVTEGTNVPPRSVVLGVPGRVVRETTEDERAHIRQNARGGYLELAGKYRHG; the protein is encoded by the coding sequence ATGGCTGAAGATGCAGTTCCCCGGTCCCGCTCTTTCATTGCCGGCACTGCGATGGTGCTCGGGGACGTGGTGCTCGCACCGGATGTGAGCATCTGGTTCGGGGCGGTGATCCGGGCTGACAGGGACCGCATCACCATCGGACAGATGTCCAACGTGCAGGACAACGCGGTGATCCATACGAGCACCGGCCATCCGGTCGCGATCGGATCCGAGGTGTCCGTTGGGCATGGGGCGATCCTCCACGGCTGTACCATCGGCGACCGTGTGCTCGTCGGTATGGGGGCGATCGTGATGAACGGGGCCGTGATCGGTGAGGAATCCATTCTGGGCGCCGGAACTCTCGTCACCGAGGGGACGAACGTGCCGCCCCGCTCAGTCGTTCTGGGCGTGCCCGGCAGGGTGGTGCGGGAGACAACGGAAGATGAGAGGGCGCACATCCGGCAGAATGCCCGGGGGGGATACCTCGAACTGGCAGGGAAGTACCGCCATGGCTGA